Proteins encoded within one genomic window of Fragaria vesca subsp. vesca linkage group LG1, FraVesHawaii_1.0, whole genome shotgun sequence:
- the LOC101312671 gene encoding ras-related protein Rab11D-like: MASYGDSSQKIDYVFKIVLIGDSAVGKSQILARFARNEFSLDSKATIGVEFQTRTLVIEHKSVKAQIWDTAGQERYRAVTSAYYRGAVGAMLVYDITKRQTFDHIPRWLEELRSHADKNIVIILIGNKSDLENQRAVPTEDAKEFAQKEGLFFLETSALESTNVETAFSTVLTEIFNIVNKKHLAASENQSNGNPASLAGKKILVPGPAQVIPAKSKCCTSL, translated from the exons ATGGCGAGCTATGGAGATTCGAGCCAGAAGATAGACTATGTGTTCAAGATTGTGCTGATTGGGGACTCGGCGGTGGGTAAGTCTCAGATACTCGCCAGGTTTGCAAGGAACGAGTTCAGCTTGGATTCTAAGGCCACTATTGGTGTTGAGTTTCAGACCCGGACTCTGGTTATAGAGCACAAGAGTGTTAAAGCTCAGATCTGGGACACTGCTGGCCAAGAAAG ATATAGAGCAGTCACAAGTGCATACTACAGGGGTGCTGTTGGGGCAATGCTGGTTTATGACATAACCAAACGCCAGACTTTTGATCACATTCCCCGTTGGCTGGAAGAGCTGCGTAGCCATGCCGACAAGAATATCGTCATCATTCTGATTGGCAACAAAAGTGATCTTGAGAACCAGCGTGCAGTTCCAACTGAAGATGCCAAAGAATTCGCTCAAAAGGAAGGACTCTTTTTCTTGGAGACCTCAGCATTGGAATCAACTAATGTTGAGACTGCCTTCTCAACTGTGTTGACAGAGATATTCAACATTGTTAACAAGAAGCACCTGGCTGCTAGCGAAAACCAAAGCAATGGAAACCCTGCATCTCTGGCAGGTAAGAAGATCCTCGTCCCAGGCCCAGCTCAAGTGATCCCAGCTAAGAGCAAATGCTGTACATCATTGTGA
- the LOC101312090 gene encoding peroxidase 17-like, translating into MSPFFLPLLLLLRIITGAAAVQLRPGYYSGMCPEAETIVRDVMKKAFAREPRSLASVMRFQFHDCFVNGCDASMLLDDTPTMLGEKLSLSNINSLRSYEVVDEVKEALEKVCPGVVSCADIIIMASRDAVALTGGPDWQVKLGRLDSLTASQEASDNVMPSPRANATFLIDLFAKFNLSVKDLVALSGSHSIGQGRCFSIMFRLYNQSGTGRPDPAFEPMYRKKLNKLCPLNVDQNVTGDLDATPIIFDNQYFKDLASGRGFLNSDQTLFTFPETRGFVKQFSIDQEEFFKAFVEGMIKMGDLQIEQPGEIRKNCRVANRRAVETFWES; encoded by the exons ATGTCTCCTTTCTTCCTTCCTCTCCTCCTCCTCCTCCGCATAATAACCGGGGCGGCCGCCGTGCAGCTCCGTCCCGGTTATTACTCCGGGATGTGCCCGGAAGCCGAAACCATAGTCAGGGATGTCATGAAGAAGGCCTTTGCTAGAGAGCCCCGGAGCCTTGCGTCTGTCATGCGCTTTCAGTTCCATGATTGCTTTGTTAAT GGGTGTGATGCTTCTATGTTACTTGATGACACACCAACCATGCTTGGGGAAAAGCTTTCTCTTTCAAACATAAACTCACTGAGATCTTATGAGGTTGTTGATGAAGTCAAGGAAGCCTTGGAGAAGGTCTGTCCTGGTGTTGTTTCTTGTGCTGACATCATCATCATGGCTTCTAGAGATGCTGTTGCTCTG ACTGGAGGACCAGATTGGCAAGTAAAGCTAGGAAGATTGGACAGCTTAACAGCAAGCCAAGAAGCCTCAGACAACGTTATGCCTAGTCCAAGAGCCAATGCAACCTTCCTCATTGATCTCTTTGCCAAATTCAATCTTTCTGTCAAAGACCTGGTTGCGCTTTCAGGGTCACACTCCATCGGCCAAGGGCGGTGCTTCTCCATCATGTTTCGGCTGTACAACCAATCCGGCACAGGCAGGCCGGACCCTGCTTTTGAACCAATGTATAGAAAAAAGCTAAACAAACTATGCCCTTTGAATGTGGACCAAAACGTGACTGGAGACCTTGATGCTACTCCTATAATATTTGATAATCAGTACTTCAAGGACTTGGCTTCCGGGAGAGGGTTTCTTAATTCGGATCAAACACTTTTCACATTTCCGGAGACAAGAGGATTTGTGAAGCAGTTCAGCATTGATCAAGAAGAATTTTTCAAGGCTTTTGTTGAGGGGATGATAAAGATGGGTGACTTGCAGATTGAGCAACCTGGGGAGATAAGGAAAAATTGCAGGGTGGCTAATCGTCGCGCTGTCGAAACATTCTGGGAGTCTTGA
- the LOC101312383 gene encoding tRNA (cytosine(34)-C(5))-methyltransferase-like: MGRGRGGSRTQRRHFRQNRENVWKRTKPDPSSENPTENNGGDPSWQPFATQSLAFEEYYKEQGIVAPEEWDLFMEFLRKPLPAAFRINSSSQFCSDIRTQLESDFMISLQSEVSEGGEPQPIRPLAWYPENLAWHSNFSRMQLRKNQTLERFHEFLKLENEIGNITRQEAVSMVPPLFLDVRPEHFILDMCAAPGSKTFQLLEIIHRSTKPGLLPDGLVVANDLDVQRCNLLIHQTKRMCTANLIVTNHEAQHFPGCRSNKKSSSAPEIGIELEPPISQLLFDRVLCDVPCSGDGTLRKAPDIWRKWHSGHGNGLHALQVQIAMRGLSLLKVGGRMVYSTCSMNPVENEAVVGEILRKCGGSVELIDVSSELPQLVRRPGLKRWKVRDKGKWLASSKDVGKYRTNAIGPGMFPSGRNLARSMDHSGSMEQDEKHENGEDENVVEVLQSSEDAVISDDEEVSPFPLERCMRIVPHDQNGGAFFIAVLHKHSPLPANQGTANHLEGALCSTINEQIVNLPTLDTENTNGLLASLADDTDETITEAASEAELIEGEQDGVTLELDTSGKSEENGSEANQVPDDGEADPKKTRGKRKQLQGKWKGVDPVVFFKDEAVINAIKTFYGIDESFPFNGHLVTRNSDTNHVKRIYYVSKPVKDVLELNFSVGEQLKITSIGLKMFERQTASVASCAPCAFRISSEGLPLILPYITKQILYASPVDFKHILQYKSIKFSDFVDAEFGAKASGLMLGCCVLVLGKDGKSTLDPIQVDESTIAIGCWKGKNSLSVMVTALDCQELLERLLMRIETRNGNLVSKDEASDGKVDVDMKDMEKHLLLAGIT, encoded by the exons ATGGGCAGAGGCAGAGGAGGCTCACGCACCCAGAGACGCCACTTCCGCCAGAACAGAGAGAACGTCTGGAAGCGCACCAAGCCCGATCCTTCCTCTGAAAACCCAACTGAAAACAATGGGGGCGACCCTTCTTGGCAGCCCTTTGCTACCCAGAGCCTTGCATTCGAGGAGTACTACAAG GAGCAAGGGATTGTTGCCCCAGAAGAGTGGGATTTGTTCATGGAATTTCTCCGAAAGCCGCTGCCGGCTGCTTTTAGGATCAATTCAAG TAGCCAGTTTTGTTCGGATATTCGGACCCAGTTGGAGAGTGATTTTATGATATCTCTTCAATCTGAG GTGAGTGAAGGGGGTGAACCGCAGCCTATTAGGCCGTTAGCTTGGTACCCTGAGAATCTTGCTTGGCATTCAAATTTTTCTCGCATGCAGCTGAGGAAAAATCAAACTCTCGAGAG GTTTCATGAGTTTTTAAAGCTTGAAAATGAGATTGGAAACATCACAAGACAGGAGGCTGTCAGCATG GTGCCTCCTCTATTCCTTGATGTACGTCCAGAACATTTTATACTTGATA TGTGTGCTGCCCCAGGTTCAAAAACATTCCAATTGCTCGAGATAATACACAGATCAACAAAACCAGGACTCCTACCTGATGGACTG GTTGTAGCGAATGATCTTGACGTCCAAAGGTGCAATCTACTCATCCATCAAACAAAAAGAATGTGCACAGCTAACTTGATAGTCACAAATCATGAAGCTCAGCACTTCCCTGGCTGCCGTTCCAACAAAAAAAGCTCTAGTGCTCCCGAAATAGGAATTGAATTGGAGCCACCCATCAGTCAACTTCTCTTTGATCGTGTTTTATGTGATGTCCCTTGTAGTGGCGATGGTACACTCCGCAAGGCTCCTGATATCTGGAGGAAATG GCATTCAGGTCATGGCAACGGGTTGCATGCTCTACAAGTTCAGATAGCTATGCGAG GTTTATCTTTGCTGAAAGTTGGTGGAAGAATGGTTTATTCTACGTGCTCTATGAATCCAGTTGAGAATGAGGCTGTGGTTGGTGAG ATTTTGAGGAAATGTGGGGGATCTGTTGAGCTCATTGATGTCTCCAGCGAGCTTCCTCAACTTGTCAGGCGGCCAGGTCTTAAAAGATGGAAG GTACGTGACAAGGGCAAATGGTTAGCTTCATCTAAAGATGTCGGCAAATATCGCACAAATGCCATTGGCCCTGGCATGTTTCCATCTGGAAGAAACCTTGCACGATCAATGGACCACAGTGGTAGTATGGAACAGGATGAAAAGCATGAGAATGGTGAAGATGAAAATGTTGTAGAAGTATTGCAGTCAAGTGAGGATGCTGTAATCTCTGACGATGAGGAAGTTTCTCCTTTTCCACTTGAACGGTGCATGAGGATAGTTCCACATGATCAAAATGGTGGAGCTTTCTTCATTGCAGTCCTCCACAAGCATTCCCCTTTGCCAG CCAATCAAGGGACAGCTAACCATCTTGAAGGGGCCTTGTGTTCTACAATTAACGAGCAAATCGTAAATTTACCAACTCTGGATACTGAAAATACAAATGGGTTACTAGCTAGTTTAGCAGATGATACAGATGAGACAATTACAGAAGCTGCCTCAGAGGCAGAGTTAATTGAGGGTGAACAAGATGGGGTTACCTTGGAACTCGATACTTCTGGTAAGAGTGAAGAAAATGGATCAGAGGCAAACCAAGTGCCTGATGATGGGGAAGCCGATCCAAAGAAAACTCGAGGAAAAAGAAAGCAGCTTCAAGGTAAGTGGAAAGGAGTGGACCCTGTTGTTTTCTTTAAAGATGAAGCCGTCATCAATGCCATAAAGACATTTTATGGAATTGACGAATCATTTCCATTCAACGGCCACCTTGTCACAAGAAACAGTGATACCAATCATGTGAAGAGAATTTACTATGTCTCAAAGCCAGTTAAAGATGTTCTTGAACTGAATTTCTCTGTTGGAGAGCAACTTAAGATAACATCCATTGGGCTTAAGATGTTT GAACGACAAACAGCAAGTGTTGCAAGTTGTGCACCTTGTGCATTCCGGATATCATCTGAAGGATTGCCACTTATTCTTCCGTACATCACCAAACAGATACTATATGCATCCCCCGTTGACTTCAAGCATATTCTTCAATATAAAAGTATCAAGTTTTCTGATTTTGTTGATGCTGAATTTGGTGCGAAGGCATCGGGTTTAATGCTGGGTTGCTGTGTGTTAGTTTTGGGCAAAG ATGGAAAATCCACGTTGGATCCTATTCAGGTAGACGAGTCAACAATAGCCATTGGATGCTGGAAAGGTAAGAATAGTTTGTCTGTGATGGTCACTGCACTCGACTGCCAAGAACTGCTGGAAAGGCTTTTGATGCGCATTGAGACTAGAAACGGAAATTTGGTGAGTAAAGACGAGGCTTCTGATGGTAAGGTGGATGTGGACATGAAGGATATGGAAAAG CATTTGCTCTTAGCTGGGATCACTTGA
- the LOC101299243 gene encoding peroxidase 17-like, with the protein MSPLLIIFLLHMTTGATADLRTGYYSGVCPKAESIVRDVMKKALIREPRSLASVMRLQFHDCFVNGCDASLLLDDTPTMLGEKLALANINSLRSYEVVDEAKEALEKACPGVVSCADIIIMASRDAVALTGGPGWEVKLGRLDSLTASQEASDNVMPSPRSNATFLIDLFSKFNLSAKDMVALSGSHSIGKARCFSIMFQLYNQSGTGKPDPAIEPKFREKLDKLCPLNVDQNVTGDLDATSVLFDNQYFKDLVSGRGFLNSDQTLFTFPRTREFVNQFSIDQEGFFKAFVEGMLKMGDLQVQQPGEIRKNCRVVNPKNN; encoded by the exons ATGTCTCCTCTCTTGATAATCTTCCTCCTACACATGACAACCGGTGCCACCGCAGACCTCCGGACCGGTTATTACTCGGGAGTGTGCCCAAAAGCCGAATCCATCGTCCGAGATGTCATGAAGAAGGCTTTGATAAGAGAACCCCGGAGCCTTGCCTCAGTCATGCGACTCCAGTTTCATGATTGCTTTGTTAAT GGTTGTGATGCTTCACTGTTACTTGATGACACACCAACTATGCTCGGAGAAAAACTCGCCCTTGCAAATATAAATTCATTGAGATCTTATGAAGTTGTTGATGAAGCCAAGGAAGCTTTGGAGAAGGCATGTCCTGGAGTTGTTTCATGCGCTGATATCATTATCATGGCTTCTAGAGATGCTGTTGCCCTG ACTGGAGGACCAGGTTGGGAAGTGAAGTTGGGAAGATTGGATAGCTTAACAGCAAGCCAAGAAGCTTCAGACAATGTAATGCCAAGTCCAAGATCCAATGCCACCTTTCTCATTGATCTATTCAGCAAATTCAATCTTTCTGCAAAAGACATGGTTGCGCTCTCTGGATCACATTCCATTGGCAAAGCTCGGTGCTTTTCGATCATGTTTCAGCTGTATAACCAATCTGGCACTGGCAAGCCGGACCCTGCCATTGAACCCAAGTTTAGAGAAAAGCTAGACAAGCTCTGTCCTTTGAATGTGGACCAAAACGTGACCGGAGACCTTGATGCAACATCAGTGCTATTTGATAATCAGTACTTCAAGGACTTGGTTTCCGGGAGAGGGTTTCTGAATTCGGATCAAACTCTTTTCACATTTCCGCGGACAAGGGAATTTGTTAATCAGTTCAGCATTGATCAAGAAGGATTTTTCAAGGCTTTTGTTGAGGGGATGCTAAAGATGGGTGACTTGCAGGTCCAGCAACCTGGGGAGATAAGGAAAAATTGCAGGGTGGTCAATCCAAAAAATAATTAA